One genomic segment of Amycolatopsis sp. WQ 127309 includes these proteins:
- a CDS encoding MbtH family NRPS accessory protein, which yields MQDDIEFQVLVNDEGQYSLWPLTNEVPAGWRADGFRGGRQECMDHVDEVWTDMRPLSLQRQMAADA from the coding sequence ATGCAGGACGACATCGAGTTCCAGGTGCTGGTCAACGACGAGGGCCAGTACTCGCTCTGGCCGCTGACCAACGAGGTGCCCGCGGGCTGGCGTGCGGACGGCTTCCGCGGCGGCCGCCAGGAGTGCATGGACCACGTCGACGAGGTGTGGACCGACATGCGCCCGCTGAGCCTGCAGCGCCAGATGGCCGCCGACGCCTGA
- a CDS encoding serine hydrolase: protein MPSPSASTQSLHHIPAQDGPAALGDDRLRRLLAGLARKHRVPAAQLAVHDGGRTRSVAVGDVTAASKFPVGSITKAFTAALAMLLVADGDLDPGDALGDHLADLGTQVGRPTLAQVLSHTGGLPAALGAAESTGSARRYLRACRDAGLVQPPGLGFSYSNVGYVLTGYVVEAITGMSWWEAVDTLLLETLGIVPAFVVEPGARRRAGTHVSGHAVHAVTGRARPVAQTLSGVEAAAGALALSADDLVVFGRAFSGGESPLPADLLDLMRRPVPGAEPFGLADGWGLGLAAYRGADADWTGHDGTADGTSCHLRVDPGHDRVVALTTNAGAGSALWVDLVAELRAAGLPVGDYELPGDGERATRPPADLSGSYTNGDLEYHVDVRADGGAVLVVDGEVYPELAVLDNGAFSVREPGTGRRIVGGRFLTDPATGTVSAMQAGGRVARRRRKAS from the coding sequence GTGCCCTCTCCTTCGGCATCCACCCAGTCCCTCCACCACATCCCGGCCCAGGACGGCCCCGCCGCTCTCGGGGACGACCGCTTGCGGCGGCTGCTCGCGGGCCTGGCCCGCAAGCACCGGGTCCCCGCGGCCCAGCTGGCGGTCCACGACGGCGGCCGGACGCGCTCCGTCGCCGTCGGTGACGTCACCGCCGCCTCGAAGTTCCCGGTCGGCTCCATCACGAAGGCGTTCACCGCCGCGCTGGCGATGCTGCTCGTCGCCGACGGCGACCTGGACCCCGGTGACGCGCTCGGGGACCACCTCGCCGACCTCGGCACCCAGGTCGGCAGACCGACGCTCGCGCAGGTCCTGAGCCACACCGGCGGTCTGCCCGCCGCGCTCGGTGCCGCGGAGAGCACCGGGTCGGCCCGCCGGTACCTGCGGGCGTGCCGCGACGCCGGGCTCGTCCAGCCGCCCGGGCTGGGCTTCTCCTACTCCAACGTCGGGTACGTGCTCACCGGCTACGTGGTCGAGGCCATCACCGGCATGAGCTGGTGGGAGGCGGTGGACACGCTCCTGCTGGAGACGCTCGGGATCGTCCCGGCGTTCGTCGTCGAGCCGGGGGCCCGGCGCCGGGCCGGCACCCACGTCAGCGGGCACGCGGTGCACGCCGTCACCGGACGCGCCCGGCCGGTCGCGCAGACCCTGAGCGGCGTCGAGGCCGCCGCCGGCGCGCTCGCGCTCAGCGCCGACGACCTCGTCGTGTTCGGCCGGGCGTTCAGCGGGGGCGAGAGCCCGCTGCCGGCGGACCTGCTCGACCTGATGCGGCGTCCGGTGCCGGGGGCCGAACCCTTCGGCCTGGCCGACGGCTGGGGTCTCGGCCTCGCCGCCTACCGGGGCGCCGACGCGGACTGGACCGGCCACGACGGCACCGCCGACGGCACCTCGTGCCACCTGCGGGTGGACCCCGGGCACGACCGCGTCGTCGCGCTCACCACGAACGCGGGCGCCGGCTCGGCGCTGTGGGTCGACCTGGTCGCCGAACTGCGCGCCGCCGGGCTGCCGGTCGGCGACTACGAGCTGCCCGGCGACGGGGAGCGGGCCACCCGGCCGCCGGCCGACCTGTCCGGCAGCTACACCAACGGCGACCTGGAGTACCACGTCGACGTGCGCGCCGACGGCGGCGCGGTCCTGGTCGTCGACGGCGAGGTCTACCCGGAGCTGGCGGTGCTCGACAACGGGGCGTTCTCGGTGCGGGAGCCCGGCACCGGCCGCCGGATCGTCGGGGGCCGCTTCCTGACCGATCCGGCCACCGGGACCGTCAGCGCCATGCAGGCCGGGGGCCGGGTCGCCCGCCGGCGCCGCAAGGCGTCCTGA